In Candidatus Neomarinimicrobiota bacterium, the DNA window TTCCACAAGAGAAGAGAAGATGCAGATTCTTGTTAAAGAATTACACAATTCATTAGATTATTATTTTTGGGTTGGGTTTTACTATCCAAAAGATACGGATATGACTATGGGTCCAAGCGCGGGTCCACCCGCCTGCGCCTCTATAGGATATGACGGAGTCTGTGGAAAATCTTATAAAGAGAATAAGACGGTTATAGTTCCTGATGTTGAAAAGTTTCCGGGACATATTGCCTGTGATCCTAATTCCAAATCAGAAATAGTACTACCTGTCCGGGATTCCGAAAACAACTTGTTTGCGCTTTTAGATGTTGATAGCGACAGCCTGGACGCTTTCAGTGAAGCGGATGC includes these proteins:
- a CDS encoding GAF domain-containing protein, with protein sequence MQESENSIITNNNNLLNDICAQIIERSIATSTREEKMQILVKELHNSLDYYFWVGFYYPKDTDMTMGPSAGPPACASIGYDGVCGKSYKENKTVIVPDVEKFPGHIACDPNSKSEIVLPVRDSENNLFALLDVDSDSLDAFSEADASLLENLLYQLFTAKN